The sequence CCTGCCAGCGTCGTGAAGAGAAGCTGCAGCGTGAAGGGACAAACCGGAACCGGTATGCGGATGAATGCGCCGATCGCAATCAGCGCGGTGAAGAGGCCGAAGAGTACGAGCTCCTTCGTCCTGTTCCGTTCTGCTGTCATGTTCTTTACCATCCTGCCTCCAATTGTTCATCGTCTAAAATAATTCAGTTAACAACATCTTTATGATATAACAACTGTATTCTTGTTTCAACGTTTACAATCTATTTTAGCAATAGAAAATCGGGCTGTGAAAAAAAATGTGCACACATTTCGTCACAGCCCATTGCATTGGGGACTGGTATATTCAATTAGAAGATTATCTAACATGGATATACATTTTGTTTTATATGAAAACCGGAAAATCTCGCTGCGCTCGATGGAAATGAACCTCCTCAGGCAGCTCCGCCGCCAGCTCCCCCTACGGGGCGAGCTCTGACACCCTGGGCGATGATGCTTCGCCTTTTTAGAAAATGCAACTCTTTCGCCCAGCATCAGGAAAAAGATAGGCTGGGCACTTTCCCCTCCGGGGACAGTTCGGCGATGAGAAACAAAAGGAATCAGTTCTTATTTGTTTTAAACTTATATAGCTTCGTTCGAGAAAGGGAAAGTCTGCATTTACCTTATTTTGTCACAGCCCTTCCTTATATAAGACTTTATTTCACGTCCGGCCACGGCCTTACTGCTTCTGGCGTGCCGTCCTTATTTCCTATGATTTTTTCCATCCAGATGAGATCGATCCAGCGGCCATTTTTGAAACCGCTCTTCCTGAAATGTGCGGTTTCCGCAAAGCCAAGGTGCTTATGGAAATCGCGACTTCCATAGTCGATGAAATCATCCGGCTCCCCGGACGGACAGGCAATGGCAGAATACAGGTTGATGATCCCCATCTTCTTCAGGTCCTTTTCCAGCGCTTCATAGAGCATGCGCCCTGCGCCCTTTCCTTTTTCCTTCCTGTCCATGTAAATCGAAAGCTCGACGCTCCAGTCATACGCCTTTCTCTCTCCGAAACGGCCGGCATAGGCATAGCCGATGATCCTGCCATTCTCACAGGCAGCCAGATAGGGATAGGCCTTTTTCGTTGCACGGATTCGGCGCCTGAATTCTTCCGCATCAGGCGGCGTGAATTCGAAAGTGATTCCCGTCTCTTCTACATACGGACGGTAAATGGCTGCAATTGCTTCTGCATCCTCTTCTGTGACTTCTCTGATTGTGATATCCATACATCCTCCAAAAAGGCAAAAAGCCGCTATGGCAGACTGCCTTCAGCGGCTTTTTTTATTCAATTCATTTAATATGCAGGTTCATTTCATCAAGCGTCTCCGAGAAGCTGCCTGCGAAATGATCGAGGAACCAGTCGACTTCCTTCAGGTGAAGAGACTTCAGCTTCTCCCCCGTCGACTCCTTGGCCTCACGGAATTCCGTATTGCCGCTCTGGATTTCCTCGGCGCACTTGAGGTACGCGCTCATCGTATCCGCTGCCTTGGCAAGCGGCCAGGACGGATCCTTTTCCATATCTGCCACATACGGGCGGTAAGATTCACGGAGCTCAGGCGGCAGCGTCTTCAAGAGCTTTTCCCTGGCTTCATCTTCGATTTCCTGATACCTCTCCCTGAGGTCTTCGGTGAAATACTTGACCGGCGTCGGCATGTCGCCTGTGAAGACTTCGCTGGCATCGTGGTAGAGCGCAAGGGCCGCGCACCGCTCGGGATCGGCTTCCTCATGGAAGATATCCCTCCTGATGACAGCGAGCGCATGGGCGATCATGACCGTCTGCAGCGTATGCTCGGCATCGTTTTCAGGGATGGAATTCCGCATCAGCCCCCAGCGCGCGATGTACTTCAAGCGTGCCATGAAGGCAAAGAAAGGATAATTCATTCCATATCTCCCCATTTGTCACCATAGAACCAGAAGTGATGGACGGGGCCGTTTCCGTGGCCGACGGAATCGACGGCGCCTCTCTTGATGGCTCCGGAAATATATTTCTTTGCGCCGCTGACAGCGTCTGCTATCGAGAGCCCCCTTGCCAGCATGACGGCAAGAGCTGATGACAGCGTGCATCCTGTGCCGTGCGTATTGTCCGTCTCGATGCGTTCACCCTTGTAGACATGGAAATCGCTGCCGTCATAGAGGATATCCGTCGCATCTTCCACGCGGTGGCCGCCCTTCACAAGGACTGCCTGGCAGCCCAGAAGAGAGAGCTTCTTTGCGGCCTTTCGCATATCCTCTGCCGAATGGATTTCCATTTCAGAGAGGACCTCTGCCTCAGGAATGTTCGGCGTGATGAGTGTCGCAAGCGGTATGAGCTTTGTCTTGTACGCTTCGATGGCATCCTTTTCAAGGAGCACTGCGCCAGTCGTAGCGACCATGACGGGATCGACGACCAGGGGCGATGCCAGATGCTTTTCAAGGTAGGAAGCGACTGTCCTTGTGATGCCGGAAGTGGAAAGCATGCCTGTCTTCACTCCATCGGGCGGAATGTCCGAATAAATGGCATCAAGCTGCGCCTCTACCATTTCTTCAGGCGTATTCACCACCATGGTGACGCCCTGTGTATTCTGCGCCGTCAGCGCGCAGATGGCGCTCATGCCGTACGCCCCAAGAGCCGCAAATGTCTTCAGGTCGGCCTGGATGCCGGCGCCGCCGGATGAATCCGAGCCTGCTATCGTCAAAAGTTTCTTCATCGTATCAGTCCTCTTTCTTCAGCTGCTTCAGCCCCGGGGTGATGTAGCCGATGAATTTTCCCTGTTTCCATTTCACGTCATAGTCGATGATGGCAATCCCTGCCAGGTCGAACTTGATGGCCGCGCTGCAGGAGGAAAGAAGGTAGGCCTGCAGGAACGGATGATGACTGACGAGCGCGATCGGCGAGCCGTCCTGGATAAGGTGGTTCACGACCATCTGCCAGCTGCTCTGGAGAAGCTCGTCGGCCGTATGGATTTCCGAAGCGAAACACTCCTCCGCCAGGATCCCCGCCGTCTGGCGCGTCCTGTAATAAGGACTCGTATAAATGCGGATCGGATTTTCCTTCAGGAAATGGGCCAGCATCCGCGCGGACTTTCTCACCTGACGCATTCCCTTCGGCGTCAGGGAACGGTTCTGATTCGACACCTCTTCCGTCTGGGGAACGGCTTCCCCGTGACGCATAAGGATGATATACATTGCTATCCGCCTCTCTCTATGAAATCGTCAAAACTGACGGGAAATTATATAGTATCTGCCGGATCGACTTCTTCCTTCGTTCCGCCTACCGAATAGGTATCCTTCTCCTTCGGACCGCTCGCATACTTCACCGAGAGCCTCTTGCCGACCGTCAGGAAGGTCTGGTCGACCGGAGAACCATTGACAAGCACCTGGGAAATGACGACACGGCCGTCCTTGATCTTGATCTGCGCATAGATTTCATTCTTCATGCGCGTCTCGACCTTCTTGCCCTTTTCATCCTTCACCTGCACGCGTTCGGAAAGCTCGACGACAGAGAGCTTCTTCAGCTGTTCTGGAGACATGTAAAGACGGCTGGCCGGGAACGTGAAACGGACGACATCGCCATTGTCATTGATCGATTCGACGCGGGTGATGATGTAATTGCCGCCCGGTTCCTTGTCCGTGGCACCGGAAATCGTCATGAGGCCGTCATTGTCGACGACAGGCTTCAGATAAATCTCCTCGCCCCTGTGAGCCGGAGCTGAACCCTCCCACGGTGCTTCCGTGATAGGAATCGTGATGCCCAGGTAATTCTTGTTATAGAAATCGCCCTTGAACTGGATCTGCGCCGGCACCTTGTACTCAGCGCCGCTCGTCATGACACTTCTGTAATCGCCCCTTATGAAAATGAGCGTGACCACTTCGATGACAACGACGATGGCAAGAAGGATGAGTGAAAGTCTCTTATTTACCATGGCTTTCATCCTCCTTTCCTTCCGTTTCCGCAGGCGCATTGATATGCTTTGCCTTCACTTTCTTTCTCCTTTTCTTCTTCCCCGGAAGATAGAGGATGTAGCAGATGAAAGCGGAAAGAAGACCGGCCGCGATGAAGAATGCGCCTCGCTCGGTATACGTCAGCGCCGAGTCAATGACACGGATCGCACCGCCGCCGCAGAGGAGAAGGAAACCCGACCACTGCTGCGCAGGCCTGTCCATCTGATAGCCCCTGGCAATCACGCCGATCGCAAGGACGCCCGTATAAACCGATACGATCATAGGCGGGAAAGCTCCTGCCGGATCGAAGATCGCCGCAATCGCCGCAAGACCCATCACGAATGGAGTAAGCCCTGCCAGGATCGAAAGCCACTCTGCCTTCGTTCCCATGCGGAGAAGAAGAATCGCATCAATGACAAGGAAGAAAATGAAAACAGCCCATAAGAAGAAACTGCCTGAAATATTCTGCCATACAGCGCCGTATGCGCCTTCCAGAAGCACCGCGAAGACCGCAACGCCGCCAAAGAAACGCATCGCCTGCGCGCCGATACCGTACTCCCTGAACTCGCCCCCTGCCATCCAGGTCAGAGCCGCTGCCAGAGAGAAGAAAAGCGTCTGCCAGAGCATATTTCCTGCCGACCAGAAAATGAGGAGAAGAATCCCCACAGCCCAGCCCCAGGAGAAAAGAACGAGCGCCTTGTCACGCCTCTCATAGAGCATGCGCGCCATAAGAAGCAGCGCGATCATCATGAAAAGCCAGGAAACGATCTCCGGCCATCCGCGCTCCGGCGCCGTATAGAAAATCCCGACCGAGCAGGCCATGTAAAGAAGGCCGAGCCCCGCCGAAGATGTCACAATGCACATCAGAAGAAGCAGGAGTGCCAGAAGCGCAAGCCCTGAATACATATTTGAAGAAAGCTGGAACGAATCTGAAACCATCCAGAAAGCACCGAGAAGGCAGATTCCGTGAAGCGTCGCTGCCGCCTCGCGGATGAAAGCAGGCACCCGGTGATGCCACGTCTTGGCTGGCACCGTCCGCGTCCCTGAGGCGATCTTTGCCATCAGCCCCGCTTTCTTTCCGATCTTATCCACACTCCCGAAAGCATCCGAATCCGACACACCGCCGAATCCAAGGATTTCATCCGAAAGAGAAGTCCCCCGATAATCCGGCTCCGTCACATCAGGATCCGGAATCTTCTTATCCAAAAGAACCACGGCCAGCATCAAAAGGAAAGAAACAAGAAGCGGTCCCATCGCAAGAAGGAAACGCTGATCCTGCGTCAGCCCGTTCCAAAGCCCGGCCCCCAGAAAGAAGAGCCCGCCAAAGATGCAGACAGCCGCCAGGAAGAAAAACGCCTCCCGGTAAGGATACGGCCCCGCATGCTTGTACCGGGCCGAAAGCTCCTTCCCCTCTTCATCCGTGATGACCCCGTCATCCACCCATTGATTGATTTCCTGTTTCAACCACTGGCGATTCGTCATATATATCACTCCTGTCTATCAATGCAAGCAGGAAGCCCCGCAAAGCGGGCGGCAAGAGCCAAAATCCTACGATACCAAAGACTCCGCTTTCCCTGAAGACACACTTTCGGAGTCTACCTTTATTCTATACAAGATAGGAAGAAAAATCTATTTACTTTTTTAGGCCGGCCTTTTCTGAAAAGGAATATAGGGGAAAGGGGCGGCGAGAAGGAAAGGATGAAAACCGGACGACCTTGGTATGATTCAACAAGAAAGACAAAATAATATCATAAATATATTAGGAGGTCATTCTTATGCCATGTAAAACCAAAGCGTCCCCGGAGGAAATGTTAGACCAGATTGCTTCATATCTCTATCAGGGTGTTACGATTACCCAGGCAGCTGAAAATCTTCATATGAGCCGCATAACATTCAGGAAATGGGTCCTCCGGTATAAAGAGGAGGGCTTTAAGGGATTGCGGCCCAGGCAGCATTTGTCTTACTACTCCAATCAGATGAAGATCCAGGCCGTAAAGGAATATCTTAAAGGCGGTGTTTCCATGCTTTCCGTCTGTGCCAAATACAGAATTTCCGGCACACTCTCCCTTAAAACATGGATTGAGGCGTATAATGAGCATAAGTTGACAGACCTCGTTTCTGAAGGAGGAGATCTTATGGGCAAACGCCAGCAATCGGTCAAGGAAGAGCGAGTCAGAATCGTTCAGGAGTGCATCGCCAGTGGATGCGATTATAACAAGATAGCCAAGAAGTACAACATGTCCTACCAAACGCTCTACACATGGGTAAAAAAGTTCAAGGAAATGGGCGAAGTTGGTCTTGAGGATTACAGAGGAAAGCCGATCAGGCTCCAAACGCCCCGGACCGAAGAAGAACAGCTGCGTCAGGAGAATGCCAGACTTCTTGAAGAACAGAAGGATCTTATAGCAGAGATTGCCCTGCTAAAAAAAAAGATGGAGATAGAGGAAAGGTTGCGTTCCTCGAAGGATTCAGCCTTACTCACCTTCTCAGAGATTTTAAAGCCATAAAAGAAGTCCATGAAGAAACCAACATCTCCATAGAAAGTCTCTGCCGACTCTCAAAGGTCTCCCGGGCAGCTTATTACGGATGGCTGAATCATATTAAGAGCGGCCGTGAACTGCTGAGAGAAAAGGTCGCACAGGAGGTCATGAAAACCCATCAGGAATATCCGGATATGGGATACCGCCGGATTAACGATTGGATCAAGAAGGATGACAACATCAATATAAATGTAAGCGACAGTCTGGTTCTTCGTATCATGCGGATACTTAATATTAAGTCCGTGATCAAGTACAAGACCGATGGTTGCACTCGTAACGCAAAGGATCCAAAGTACATTTTTGAAAACCTGCTGAACCGTGACTTTGATGCCGGCGTGTCCAATGCAAGATGGATGACGGATGTCACTGAATTCAAGTACACAACTGCTGATGGAGTTTTGCACAAGTTATATTTAAGCGCGATTATTGACGGCCATGATCGCCGGATTGTCTCTTATGTCATCGGCGACAGGAACAATACTGCACTGGCTTTTGAGACAATGGAAAAGGCACTTAAAGAGAATCCTGGAGAACATCCAATGATTCATACCGACCGCGGATTCCAGTATACAAGCAACGGATTCCATAAGATTGTTGAAAAAGCAGGACTGGTTCACAGCATGTCCCGTGTAGGCTGCTGTGCAGACAACGGTCTGATGGAAGGGTTCTGGGGAATGCTGAAGCGCGAACGTTACTACACACGTAAATTCACCAGCCGTAAAGCAGTGGTAAGCATGATCAACGGCTACATCTACTTCTACAACAACAAACGCATTCAGCGCAAATTACATCTTTTAGCTCCAATGGAAGTATTCAACGCAGCTCCAATGGCCGCATGATTAAGATTAAAGTACGATTAGATTTTTTATGATATTTATTTGTCTGTATTAACAAATCCGCACCAACCTTGCTGACGCAAGCGGAAAACATGGTGGCAAAGGAAAAAGAAAAACCATAAAACCGAGCTGACGCTCGAGGGAATGCGGTCTCAGGGCCGTAGGCCGGTTTTAACCTTGCTCCGGGAGGAGAAGGTGGCGCCGAAGGCGACGGATGAGTTGCATTTCCTTCAGCCGAAGGCTGGTTGTAATGTTTTACGGTTTTTAAGTTTTTACGGTTTTTAAGCTTTTATGGTTTTCCCTCCTCCCCATCTTCACTTTTCGTATATTTTCCTGTATATATAAAGATGTGAGATTCTTTTTATATTTCTACTGGAGGGATTCATGATGCCTGAATATACACCTGCTCCTTTTAATAAAGAAATGAAGAAACGCTCTCAGTCCTTACGACGCAAAATGACGGAAGCTGAATCAAAGCTTTGGTATCAATGTCTGAAGAAGCACTATTATCACTTTCACCGGCAGTACGTTATTAGCTCTTTCATCGCCGATTTCTATTGCCCGTCCGCCCGCCTTGCTATCGAGCTGGACGGCTCACAACATTATTCAGAGATGGGTCTCAGATATGATCAATGGCGGACGGGCAAATTAAATGATAAGGGAATCGCCGTACTCCGTTTCACAAATTTAGACGTCTTTAAAAAGTTCGACGATGTAAAAGATTATATTGACTACATTACAACAGAACGACTTAAAAAATTAGGGAAGAGCATCTGATACCAGAAGAAATTTAGACCATAGAATGCCAAGCCTTGCTTGGCAGAGGAAAAGCACAAAACCATAAAACCTCGCTGCGCTCGAGGAAATACAACTCATCCGTCAGGCATCAGAACTTAAGGCCTGCCACCTTCCCTTCCAGGGCAAGGTCAAGGGCGAAACCATAAAACCTCGCTTTGCTCGAGGAAATGCAACTCATCCGTCAGGCATCAGAACTTGAGGCCTGACACCTTGGTATGATTCAACAAGAAAGACAGAATAATATCATAAATATATTAGGAGGTCATTCTTATGCCATGTAAAACCAAAGCGTCCCCGGAGGAAATGTTAGACCAGATTGCTTCATATCTCTATCAGGGTGTTACGATTACCCAGGCAGCTGAAAATCTTCATATGAGCCGCATAACATTCAGGAAATGGGTCCTCCGGTATAAAGAGGAGGGCTTTAAGGGATTGCGGCCCAGGCAGCATTTGTCTTACTACTCCAATCAGATGAAGATCCAGGCCGTAAAGGAATATCTTAAAGGCGGTGTTTCCATGCTTTCCGTCTGTGCCAAATACAGAATTTCCGGCACACTCTCCCTTAAAACATGGATTGAGGCGTATAATGAGCATAAGTTGACAGACCTCGTTTCTGAAGGAGGAGATCTTATGGGCAAACGCCAGCAATCGGTCAAGGAAGAGCGAGTCAGAATCGTTCAGGAGTGCATCGCCAGTGGATGCGATTATAACAAGATAGCCAAGAAGTACAACATGTCCTACCAAACGCTCTACACATGGGTAAAAAAGTTCAAGGAAATGGGCGAAGTTGGTCTTGAGGATTACAGAGGAAAGCCGATCAGGCTCCAAACGCCCCGGACCGAAGAAGAACAGCTGCGTCAGGAGAATGCCAGACTTCTTGAAGAACAGAAGGATCTTATAGCAGAGATTGCCCTGCTAAAAAAAAGATGGAGATAGAGGAAAGGTTGCGTTCCTCGAAGGATTCAGCCTTACTCACCTTCTCAGAGATTTTAAAGCCATAAAAGAAGTCCATGAAGAAACCAACATCTCCATAGA is a genomic window of Veillonellaceae bacterium containing:
- a CDS encoding GNAT family N-acetyltransferase, with protein sequence MDITIREVTEEDAEAIAAIYRPYVEETGITFEFTPPDAEEFRRRIRATKKAYPYLAACENGRIIGYAYAGRFGERKAYDWSVELSIYMDRKEKGKGAGRMLYEALEKDLKKMGIINLYSAIACPSGEPDDFIDYGSRDFHKHLGFAETAHFRKSGFKNGRWIDLIWMEKIIGNKDGTPEAVRPWPDVK
- a CDS encoding IS3 family transposase: MESLCRLSKVSRAAYYGWLNHIKSGRELLREKVAQEVMKTHQEYPDMGYRRINDWIKKDDNININVSDSLVLRIMRILNIKSVIKYKTDGCTRNAKDPKYIFENLLNRDFDAGVSNARWMTDVTEFKYTTADGVLHKLYLSAIIDGHDRRIVSYVIGDRNNTALAFETMEKALKENPGEHPMIHTDRGFQYTSNGFHKIVEKAGLVHSMSRVGCCADNGLMEGFWGMLKRERYYTRKFTSRKAVVSMINGYIYFYNNKRIQRKLHLLAPMEVFNAAPMAA
- a CDS encoding DUF2157 domain-containing protein, translating into MTNRQWLKQEINQWVDDGVITDEEGKELSARYKHAGPYPYREAFFFLAAVCIFGGLFFLGAGLWNGLTQDQRFLLAMGPLLVSFLLMLAVVLLDKKIPDPDVTEPDYRGTSLSDEILGFGGVSDSDAFGSVDKIGKKAGLMAKIASGTRTVPAKTWHHRVPAFIREAAATLHGICLLGAFWMVSDSFQLSSNMYSGLALLALLLLLMCIVTSSAGLGLLYMACSVGIFYTAPERGWPEIVSWLFMMIALLLMARMLYERRDKALVLFSWGWAVGILLLIFWSAGNMLWQTLFFSLAAALTWMAGGEFREYGIGAQAMRFFGGVAVFAVLLEGAYGAVWQNISGSFFLWAVFIFFLVIDAILLLRMGTKAEWLSILAGLTPFVMGLAAIAAIFDPAGAFPPMIVSVYTGVLAIGVIARGYQMDRPAQQWSGFLLLCGGGAIRVIDSALTYTERGAFFIAAGLLSAFICYILYLPGKKKRRKKVKAKHINAPAETEGKEDESHGK
- a CDS encoding histidine phosphatase family protein translates to MYIILMRHGEAVPQTEEVSNQNRSLTPKGMRQVRKSARMLAHFLKENPIRIYTSPYYRTRQTAGILAEECFASEIHTADELLQSSWQMVVNHLIQDGSPIALVSHHPFLQAYLLSSCSAAIKFDLAGIAIIDYDVKWKQGKFIGYITPGLKQLKKED
- a CDS encoding helix-turn-helix domain-containing protein, coding for MLDQIASYLYQGVTITQAAENLHMSRITFRKWVLRYKEEGFKGLRPRQHLSYYSNQMKIQAVKEYLKGGVSMLSVCAKYRISGTLSLKTWIEAYNEHKLTDLVSEGGDLMGKRQQSVKEERVRIVQECIASGCDYNKIAKKYNMSYQTLYTWVKKFKEMGEVGLEDYRGKPIRLQTPRTEEEQLRQENARLLEEQKDLIAEIALLKKKMEIEERLRSSKDSALLTFSEILKP
- the thiD gene encoding bifunctional hydroxymethylpyrimidine kinase/phosphomethylpyrimidine kinase; translated protein: MKKLLTIAGSDSSGGAGIQADLKTFAALGAYGMSAICALTAQNTQGVTMVVNTPEEMVEAQLDAIYSDIPPDGVKTGMLSTSGITRTVASYLEKHLASPLVVDPVMVATTGAVLLEKDAIEAYKTKLIPLATLITPNIPEAEVLSEMEIHSAEDMRKAAKKLSLLGCQAVLVKGGHRVEDATDILYDGSDFHVYKGERIETDNTHGTGCTLSSALAVMLARGLSIADAVSGAKKYISGAIKRGAVDSVGHGNGPVHHFWFYGDKWGDME
- a CDS encoding helix-turn-helix domain-containing protein, which gives rise to MLDQIASYLYQGVTITQAAENLHMSRITFRKWVLRYKEEGFKGLRPRQHLSYYSNQMKIQAVKEYLKGGVSMLSVCAKYRISGTLSLKTWIEAYNEHKLTDLVSEGGDLMGKRQQSVKEERVRIVQECIASGCDYNKIAKKYNMSYQTLYTWVKKFKEMGEVGLEDYRGKPIRLQTPRTEEEQLRQENARLLEEQKDLIAEIALLKKRWR
- the yfbR gene encoding 5'-deoxynucleotidase, translating into MNYPFFAFMARLKYIARWGLMRNSIPENDAEHTLQTVMIAHALAVIRRDIFHEEADPERCAALALYHDASEVFTGDMPTPVKYFTEDLRERYQEIEDEAREKLLKTLPPELRESYRPYVADMEKDPSWPLAKAADTMSAYLKCAEEIQSGNTEFREAKESTGEKLKSLHLKEVDWFLDHFAGSFSETLDEMNLHIK
- a CDS encoding endonuclease domain-containing protein codes for the protein MMPEYTPAPFNKEMKKRSQSLRRKMTEAESKLWYQCLKKHYYHFHRQYVISSFIADFYCPSARLAIELDGSQHYSEMGLRYDQWRTGKLNDKGIAVLRFTNLDVFKKFDDVKDYIDYITTERLKKLGKSI